The following are from one region of the Quercus robur chromosome 1, dhQueRobu3.1, whole genome shotgun sequence genome:
- the LOC126733411 gene encoding elongation factor 1-alpha-like, whose amino-acid sequence MGKEKVHINIVVIGHVDSGKSTTTGHLIYKLGGIDKRVIERFEKEAAEMNKRSFKYAWVLDKLKAERERGITIDIALWKFETTRYYCTVIDAPGHRDFIKNMITGTSQADCAVLIIDSTTGGFEAGISKDGQTREHALLAFTLGVKQMICCCNKMDATTPKYSKARYDEIIKEVSSYLKKVGYNPDKIPFVPISGFEGDNMIERSTNLDWYKGPTLLEALDQISEPKRPSDKPLRLPLQDVYKIGGIGTVPVGRVETGIIKPGMVVTFGPTGLTTEVKSVEMHHEALLEALPGDNVGFNVKNVAVKDLKRGFVASNSKDDPAREAANFTSQVIIMNHPGQIGNGYAPVLDCHTSHIAVKFAELVTKIDRRSGKEIEKEPKFLKNGDAGMVKMIPTKPMVVETFSEYPPLGRFAVRDMRQTVAVGVIKSVEKKDPSGAKVTKSAAKKK is encoded by the exons ATGGGTAAAGAGAAGGTTCACATCAACATTGTGGTCATTGGCCATGTCGACTCTGGAAAGTCGACCACCACTGGGCACTTGATCTACAAGCTTGGAGGTATTGACAAGCGTGTTATTGAGAGGTTTGAGAAGGAGGCTGCTGAGATGAACAAGAGGTCGTTCAAGTATGCCTGGGTGTTGGACAAGCTCAAGGCTGAGCGTGAGCGTGGTATTACCATTGATATTGCCTTGTGGAAGTTTGAGACCACCAGATACTACTGCACAGTCATTGATGCTCCTGGACATCGTGACTTTATTAAGAACATGATTACTGGTACCTCACAGGCTGACTGTGCCGTCCTCATTATTGACTCCACCACTGGAGGTTTTGAAGCTGGTATTTCTAAGGATGGTCAGACCCGTGAGCATGCCTTGCTTGCATTTACCCTTGGTGTTAAGCAGATGATTTGCTGCTGTAACAAG ATGGATGCCACAACCCCAAAGTACTCTAAGGCCAGGTACGATGAAATTATTAAGGAAGTCTCATCCTATTTGAAGAAGGTTGGTTACAACCCTGACAAGATCCCCTTTGTCCCCATTTCTGGTTTTGAGGGTGACAACATGATTGAGAGGTCTACCAACCTTGACTGGTACAAGGGCCCTACCCTACTCGAGGCTCTTGACCAGATTTCTGAGCCCAAGAGGCCCTCAGACAAGCCCCTCCGTCTTCCACTCCAGGATGTCTACAAGATTGGTGGTATTGGAACTGTCCCAGTTGGAAGAGTTGAGACTGGTATCATCAAGCCTGGTATGGTTGTGACATTTGGCCCTACTGGATTGACAACTGAAGTTAAGTCTGTGGAGATGCACCATGAAGCTCTCCTGGAGGCCCTTCCCGGTGACAATGTTGGCTTCAACGTGAAGAATGTTGCTGTGAAGGATCTCAAGCGTGGTTTTGTTGCTTCCAACTCCAAGGATGATCCCGCTAGGGAGGCTGCTAACTTCACCTCCCAGGTCATCATCATGAACCACCCCGGTCAGATTGGCAATGGCTATGCTCCTGTCCTTGACTGTCACACCTCCCACATTGCTGTTAAGTTTGCTGAGCTTGTGACCAAGATTGACAGGCGATCTGGTAAGGAGATTGAGAAGGAGCCAAAGTTTTTGAAGAATGGAGATGCTGGGATGGTGAAGATGATTCCCACCAAGCCCATGGTTGTTGAGACTTTCTCTGAGTACCCACCTCTTGGTCGTTTTGCTGTGAGGGACATGCGTCAGACTGTGGCTGTTGGTGTCATCAAGAGTGTTGAGAAGAAGGATCCTTCTGGTGCCAAGGTCACCAAGTCCGCTGCaaagaaaaagtga